A region from the Lolium perenne isolate Kyuss_39 chromosome 4, Kyuss_2.0, whole genome shotgun sequence genome encodes:
- the LOC127332539 gene encoding fruit bromelain-like, which yields MALSPGTWPLITAILLIRGLFAAFPAASSGRVDAGDMLMMDRFLGWQATHNRTYLSAEERLHRFEVYRDNVEYIDATNRRGDLSYELGENQFADLTQDEFLARYTSYDAEHRSSHDDASDIKTTAGGGGDDDDLRSSGSGDDSLEVSSPPPPPSVDWRAKGAVVPPKSQSSSCSSCWAFVTVATIETLHWIKTGKLVSLSEQQLVDCDQYDGGCNLGSYHRGYKWVVENGGLTTEAEYPYRAVRGPCNRAKSARIAAKITGQGAIGPRNELVMQKAVAGQPVGVAIEVGSGMQFYKSGVYSGPCGTRLAHAVTVVGYGTDPSTGAKYWIVKNSWGQTWGEGGYIRMRRDVGGPGICGITLDVAYPY from the exons ATGGCTCTCTCCCCTGGCACATGGCCGTTGATCACTGCAATTCTGCTCATCCGCGGCCTGTTCGCCGCCTTCCCTGCGGCGTCGAGCGGCCGGGTGGACGCAGGAGACATGCTGATGATGGACAGGTTCCTCGGGTGGCAGGCCACGCACAACCGCACGTACCTGAGCGCGGAGGAGAGGCTGCATCGCTTCGAGGTGTACCGCGATAACGTGGAGTACATCGACGCCACCAACCGGCGCGGCGACCTCAGCTACGAACTCGGCGAGAACCAGTTCGCCGACCTTACCCAGGATGAGTTCCTGGCAAGGTACACGTCCTACGACGCCGAGCATCGCAGTAGTCACGATGACGCCTCGGACATCAAGAcgaccgccggcggcggcggcgacgacgacgacctgaGGTCTTCTGGCAGCGGCGACGACTCGTTGGAGGtatcgtcgccaccgcctccgcccagCGTGGATTGGAGGGCCAAAGGCGCCGTGGTGCCACCCAAGTCCCAAAGCTCGTCATGCT CCAGCTGCTGGGCGTTCGTGACGGTGGCGACGATCGAGACTCTACACTGGATCAAGACGGGGAAGCTGGTGTCCCTGTCGGAGCAGCAGCTGGTGGACTGCGACCAGTACGACGGCGGGTGCAACCTGGGGTCCTACCACAGGGGCTACAAGTGGGTGGTCGAGAACGGCGGGCTCACCACAGAGGCGGAGTACCCGTACAGGGCGGTGCGAGGCCCCTGCAACCGCGCCAAGTCCGCGCGCATCGCCGCCAAGATCACCGGGCAAGGGGCCATCGGGCCGAGGAACGAGCTGGTGATGCAGAAGGCGGTGGCGGGGCAGCCGGTGGGGGTGGCAATCGAGGTCGGCAGCGGCATGCAGTTCTACAAGAGCGGCGTCTACTCGGGACCCTGCGGGACGCGGCTGGCGCACGCCGTCACCGTCGTCGGCTACGGCACCGACCCCTCCACGGGGGCCAAGTACTGGATCGTCAAGAACTCGTGGGGGCAGACGTGGGGCGAGGGTGGATACATCCGGATGCGCCGCGACGTCGGAGGACCCGGGATCTGCGGCATCACGCTCGACGTCGCCTACCCGTACTAG